The proteins below come from a single Enterobacteriaceae endosymbiont of Donacia fulgens genomic window:
- the secY gene encoding preprotein translocase subunit SecY: MIKSFKKLNFQSTKKGFIELKERLIFLITSIIIFRIGSFIPIPGINISILHSLIIKQHGTIIDMFNMFSGGALSRASIFALGVMPYISSSIIMQLLTVVHPYFILLKKEGEEGKKKINKYTKYTTLILAFIQAIGISTGLPKLPGMNNLVINHGISFFIIANLSLITGTIFLMWLGRQITKRGIGNGVSIIIVIGIITTLPLNIGQIIEQIKYGNLNFFIIFILLILIFLIILFIVFMEKGQRKINVQYARRYFGKQIYNTQQSTHLPLKINMSGVIPAIFSSSIILFISTTFSWLSNITNFNLLKKIAISLQPRQPIYIGLYILSIIFFCFFYTILVFNPQETADNLKKSGAYIPGIRPGAQTAKYIKKIIMRLTFTGSLYITFICLIPEFLRNIINVPFYLSGTSLLIVIVVIIDFITQIQTLIMSTQYESILKKINLKG; this comes from the coding sequence ATGATAAAATCATTTAAAAAATTAAATTTTCAAAGTACTAAAAAAGGTTTTATTGAATTAAAAGAAAGACTTATATTTTTAATAACATCTATAATTATTTTCCGTATAGGTTCATTTATACCAATTCCAGGTATTAATATTAGTATTTTACATTCTTTAATTATTAAACAACATGGTACTATTATTGATATGTTTAATATGTTTTCTGGAGGTGCTCTTAGTAGAGCCTCCATTTTTGCTTTAGGAGTTATGCCTTATATATCTTCATCTATCATTATGCAACTTTTAACAGTAGTTCATCCATATTTTATTCTTTTAAAAAAAGAAGGAGAGGAAGGGAAAAAAAAAATTAATAAATATACTAAATATACTACATTAATTTTAGCTTTTATTCAAGCTATAGGAATTTCAACTGGATTACCTAAATTACCTGGTATGAATAATTTAGTTATTAATCATGGTATTAGTTTTTTTATAATTGCTAATTTAAGTTTAATTACAGGTACAATATTTTTAATGTGGTTAGGAAGACAAATAACAAAAAGAGGAATTGGAAATGGAGTTTCTATTATTATAGTAATTGGTATAATTACTACTTTACCTTTAAATATAGGACAAATTATAGAACAAATAAAATATGGAAATTTAAATTTTTTTATTATTTTTATTTTATTAATTTTAATATTTTTAATAATTTTATTTATTGTTTTTATGGAAAAAGGACAAAGAAAAATTAATGTACAATATGCTAGAAGATATTTTGGAAAACAAATCTATAATACACAACAAAGCACTCATTTACCATTAAAAATTAATATGTCTGGGGTTATTCCAGCAATATTTTCTTCTAGTATTATTTTATTTATTTCTACTACATTTTCATGGCTTAGTAATATTACTAATTTTAATTTACTTAAAAAAATTGCTATATCTTTACAACCTAGACAACCAATATATATTGGTTTATATATTTTATCAATTATATTTTTTTGTTTTTTTTACACTATTTTAGTTTTTAATCCTCAAGAAACTGCTGATAATTTAAAAAAATCTGGGGCATATATTCCTGGTATTAGACCAGGAGCACAAACAGCTAAATATATAAAAAAAATAATTATGAGATTAACATTTACTGGAAGTTTATATATCACTTTTATTTGCCTTATTCCAGAATTTTTAAGAAATATAATTAATGTCCCATTTTATTTAAGTGGTACATCATTACTTATAGTAATAGTTGTCATCATTGATTTTATTACACAAATTCAAACATTAATTATGTCTACTCAATATGAGTCTATACTTAAAAAAATTAATTTAAAAGGATAA
- the rpsQ gene encoding 30S ribosomal protein S17: protein MQKKIKILKGKVISNKMQKSIIVSINRLIKHPIYGKYVNRTTKLHVHDEKNICNIGDFVEIKECRPLSKTKSWILVNIIKKSII from the coding sequence ATGCAAAAAAAAATAAAAATTTTAAAAGGAAAAGTAATAAGTAATAAAATGCAAAAATCCATTATTGTAAGTATTAATAGATTAATAAAACATCCTATATATGGAAAATATGTTAATCGTACAACAAAATTACATGTTCATGACGAAAAAAATATATGTAATATTGGTGATTTTGTTGAGATTAAAGAATGTCGTCCATTATCTAAAACCAAATCTTGGATTCTAGTTAACATTATAAAAAAATCAATAATTTAA
- the rpsK gene encoding 30S ribosomal protein S11 — MKKKSLHSKKKIKKQIIDGIAHIHASFNNTIVTITDRQGNSLGCATAGGSGFRGSRKSTPFAAQVAAEKCAEIVKHYGIKNLEIMVKGPGPGRESTIRALNNAGFKITNITDITPIPHNGCRPPKKRRV; from the coding sequence ATGAAAAAAAAATCTTTACATTCTAAAAAAAAAATTAAAAAACAAATTATAGACGGTATTGCACATATACACGCTTCTTTTAACAATACAATTGTTACTATTACAGATAGACAAGGTAATTCTTTAGGTTGTGCAACAGCAGGAGGTTCTGGTTTTAGAGGGTCAAGAAAATCAACACCTTTTGCTGCACAAGTAGCTGCTGAAAAATGTGCTGAAATTGTTAAACATTATGGTATTAAAAATTTAGAAATTATGGTAAAAGGACCAGGTCCAGGAAGAGAATCTACAATTAGAGCATTAAATAATGCTGGTTTTAAAATAACTAATATTACTGATATTACTCCTATTCCTCATAATGGATGTAGACCTCCAAAAAAAAGAAGAGTATAA
- the rpsE gene encoding 30S ribosomal protein S5, whose protein sequence is MNIYDNKNQHHELKEKLISVNRVSKTVKGGRIFSFTALTVVGNGKGRIGFGYGKAKEVPNAIQKAMEKARKKMINIILNNNTIQYPIKGHHTGSFVFIQPAYEGTGIIAGGAMRAVLEVVGIYNVLAKAYGSTNPINIVKATIKGLSNLHSLNMIAAKRNKTIEEIKRNMNSVKKY, encoded by the coding sequence ATGAATATTTATGACAATAAAAATCAACATCATGAATTAAAAGAAAAATTAATTTCTGTTAATAGAGTATCTAAAACTGTTAAAGGGGGACGAATTTTTTCCTTTACAGCTTTAACTGTTGTAGGTAATGGTAAAGGACGAATTGGTTTTGGATATGGTAAAGCAAAAGAAGTTCCTAATGCAATACAAAAAGCAATGGAAAAAGCTAGAAAAAAAATGATTAATATTATTCTTAATAATAATACAATTCAATATCCTATAAAAGGACATCATACTGGATCTTTTGTATTTATACAACCAGCTTATGAAGGTACAGGTATTATTGCAGGTGGAGCTATGAGAGCTGTATTAGAAGTTGTTGGAATATATAATGTTTTAGCTAAAGCTTATGGTTCTACTAATCCTATAAATATAGTTAAAGCAACTATTAAAGGATTATCAAATCTACATTCATTAAATATGATTGCTGCTAAAAGAAATAAAACTATAGAAGAAATAAAAAGGAACATGAATAGTGTTAAAAAATATTAA
- a CDS encoding DNA-directed RNA polymerase subunit alpha, translating to MDQNSVTEFLKPRLVDIEHISNNYIKVTLEPLERGFGHTLGNALRRILLSSIPGYAVTEVEIEGILHEYSTKEGIKEDIIEILLNLKKLAIKIENNKKEVILILKKTGIGIVKASDIIHGNDIEIINKEHIICHITNINTSINMKIKIELGRGYIAAHTKINNNSFEKDHKIGRLLLDASYSPIKKIIYNVESARVKQRTDLDKLIIEMETNGTIDPEQAIRKAATILAEQLESFVNLKDIQQEKEIKEEKPEFDPILLHSVDDLELTVRSANCLKTESIHLIGDLVQRTEVELLKTPNLGKKSLTEIKDILASRGLSLGMRLDNWPPVIKKNNTKNNHK from the coding sequence ATGGATCAAAATTCTGTAACAGAATTTTTAAAACCTAGATTAGTAGATATAGAACATATTAGTAACAATTATATAAAAGTAACTTTAGAGCCTTTAGAACGTGGTTTTGGTCATACTTTAGGAAATGCATTAAGACGTATTTTATTATCTTCAATTCCTGGTTATGCAGTAACAGAGGTAGAAATAGAAGGAATATTACATGAATATAGTACTAAAGAAGGAATTAAAGAAGATATTATTGAAATACTTTTAAATTTAAAAAAGTTAGCTATAAAAATAGAAAATAATAAAAAGGAGGTTATTTTAATTTTAAAAAAAACAGGAATTGGAATTGTAAAAGCTTCTGATATTATTCACGGAAATGATATAGAAATTATAAATAAAGAACATATTATTTGTCATATTACTAATATAAATACATCAATTAATATGAAAATAAAAATAGAATTAGGTCGGGGTTATATAGCAGCCCATACAAAAATTAATAATAATAGTTTTGAAAAAGATCATAAAATAGGCAGATTATTATTAGATGCATCTTATAGTCCTATTAAAAAAATAATCTATAATGTAGAATCAGCTAGAGTAAAACAAAGAACAGATTTAGATAAATTAATAATAGAAATGGAAACAAATGGAACAATTGATCCAGAACAAGCTATTAGAAAAGCAGCTACTATTTTAGCTGAACAATTAGAATCATTTGTAAATTTAAAGGATATTCAACAAGAAAAAGAAATTAAAGAAGAAAAACCAGAATTTGATCCTATTTTATTACATTCTGTGGATGATTTAGAATTAACTGTTCGTTCTGCAAATTGTTTAAAAACTGAATCAATTCATTTGATTGGAGATTTAGTACAACGAACTGAAGTAGAATTATTAAAAACTCCAAATTTAGGAAAAAAATCTTTAACAGAAATAAAAGATATTTTAGCATCTAGAGGATTATCATTAGGAATGAGACTAGATAATTGGCCTCCAGTTATAAAAAAAAATAATACTAAAAACAATCATAAATAA
- the rpsH gene encoding 30S ribosomal protein S8 produces MSIQNPIADMLTRIRNGQLSHKSKIFMQYSKLKKSIAQILKNEGYIKNFNLIKEKNFLLEITLKYFKGKGVIEKIHCISRPGLRIYKKKNFLPKVMAGLGIAIISTSKGIITDYTARYYGVGGEIICYVS; encoded by the coding sequence ATGAGTATACAAAATCCAATTGCAGATATGTTAACACGTATACGTAATGGACAATTATCACATAAATCTAAAATTTTTATGCAATATTCAAAATTAAAAAAATCTATTGCTCAAATTTTAAAAAATGAAGGATATATTAAAAATTTTAATCTTATTAAAGAAAAAAATTTTTTATTAGAAATTACTTTAAAATATTTTAAAGGAAAAGGTGTTATAGAAAAAATACATTGTATTAGTCGTCCTGGATTAAGAATTTATAAAAAAAAAAATTTTTTACCTAAAGTTATGGCCGGTTTGGGTATTGCTATTATTTCTACATCTAAGGGAATAATAACAGATTATACTGCACGTTATTATGGAGTAGGAGGAGAAATTATATGTTATGTTTCTTAA
- the rpmD gene encoding 50S ribosomal protein L30 has product MLKNIKITQIKSAIGRLPKHKAILISLGLKHIGHTVIKKNTPSILGMIKKISYMLKVLY; this is encoded by the coding sequence GTGTTAAAAAATATTAAAATTACACAAATTAAAAGTGCTATAGGTAGATTACCTAAACATAAAGCCATTTTAATTAGTTTAGGATTAAAACATATTGGACATACTGTTATAAAAAAAAATACACCTAGTATTTTAGGCATGATTAAAAAAATATCTTATATGCTAAAGGTTTTATATTAA
- the rplR gene encoding 50S ribosomal protein L18, with the protein MNIKKIARIRRATKLRKNLQKLKMIRLSIHRTSRHIYAQIISVNNKILITASTLEKKIKKKLIYTGNIKSAIFIGKKIATRAIKYGILNISFDRSGFKYHGRIKALANAARQTGLKF; encoded by the coding sequence ATGAATATAAAAAAAATTGCTCGAATACGTCGAGCTACTAAATTACGTAAAAATTTACAAAAATTAAAAATGATACGTTTATCAATACATCGTACTTCTCGTCATATATATGCACAAATAATTTCTGTAAATAATAAAATTTTAATCACTGCTTCAACTTTAGAAAAAAAAATTAAAAAAAAATTAATATATACTGGAAATATAAAATCTGCTATTTTTATAGGAAAAAAAATAGCAACTAGAGCTATTAAATACGGTATTTTAAATATATCATTTGATCGTTCAGGATTTAAATATCATGGACGTATTAAAGCATTAGCAAATGCAGCACGTCAAACAGGTCTAAAATTTTAA
- the rplN gene encoding 50S ribosomal protein L14, whose product MIQEHTILNIADNSGARSVMCIKVLGGSRRRYANIGDIIKITVKDAIPRGKVKKGDVLKAVIVRTKKGIRRSDGSLIRFDHNSCVLLNDTNEQLIGTRIFGPITRELRHEKFMKIISLAPEVI is encoded by the coding sequence ATGATACAGGAACATACTATATTAAATATAGCAGATAATTCTGGTGCTAGAAGTGTAATGTGTATAAAAGTTTTAGGAGGATCAAGACGTCGTTATGCAAATATTGGAGATATTATTAAAATTACTGTAAAAGATGCTATTCCTAGAGGAAAAGTTAAAAAAGGTGATGTATTAAAAGCAGTAATTGTTAGAACTAAAAAAGGTATAAGACGTTCTGATGGTTCTTTAATAAGATTTGACCATAATTCATGTGTATTATTAAATGATACTAACGAACAATTAATTGGTACAAGAATTTTTGGTCCTATTACTAGAGAATTAAGACATGAAAAATTTATGAAAATTATTTCATTAGCTCCTGAAGTTATTTAA
- the rplO gene encoding 50S ribosomal protein L15 yields MNLNNLFSKIKNNKKRLGRGIGSGKGKTSGRGHKGQKSRSGYNINKIFEGGQSPLHRRLPKFGFRSKKNIFFKEIRLGDLEKIHSNYINLNILKANKIISKKIKYVKIINKGNIKSSKKIIKLNCTESVKIIIKKLGGIIEE; encoded by the coding sequence ATGAATTTAAATAATTTATTTTCTAAAATAAAAAATAATAAAAAAAGATTAGGTAGAGGGATTGGCTCAGGAAAAGGTAAAACAAGTGGTAGAGGACATAAAGGACAAAAATCTAGATCTGGATATAATATTAATAAAATATTTGAAGGAGGACAAAGTCCTTTACATAGGAGATTACCAAAATTTGGATTTAGATCAAAAAAAAATATTTTTTTTAAAGAAATTAGGTTAGGAGATTTAGAAAAAATACATAGTAATTATATTAATTTAAATATTCTAAAAGCTAATAAAATAATTAGTAAAAAAATTAAATATGTAAAAATTATTAATAAAGGAAATATTAAATCTTCAAAAAAAATTATTAAATTAAATTGCACAGAAAGTGTTAAAATAATTATAAAAAAATTAGGTGGGATAATTGAGGAATAA
- the rplX gene encoding 50S ribosomal protein L24, protein MIHKLRCNDEVIILTGKDKGKKGKIKCFIKKELVIIKGINIIKKHSKPNPTISHTGGILEKEAGIHISNVAIFNKDTGKADRIKIKNFKGIKKRFFKSNNKNIK, encoded by the coding sequence ATGATACATAAATTACGTTGTAATGATGAAGTAATAATTTTAACAGGTAAAGATAAAGGAAAAAAAGGAAAAATCAAATGTTTCATAAAAAAAGAATTAGTAATAATTAAAGGAATTAATATTATTAAAAAACATAGTAAACCTAATCCTACAATATCACATACAGGAGGTATTTTAGAAAAAGAAGCAGGAATTCATATTTCTAATGTTGCTATCTTTAATAAAGATACAGGTAAAGCTGATCGTATTAAAATTAAAAATTTTAAAGGGATTAAAAAAAGATTTTTTAAATCTAATAATAAAAATATAAAATAA
- the rpsD gene encoding 30S ribosomal protein S4 — protein MARYLGPKLKLSRREGTDLFLKSNVRAIDTKCKLEQTPGQHGIKKSRLSDYGIQLREKQKIRRLYGILERQFHNYYKKASHIKGNTGFNLLCLLEKRLDNIVYRMGFGVTRAESRQLISHKSIKINDCIVNIASYQVSLNDKISVCEKSKKQLRINASIDLYSQREKPSWLEINNKKMEGVFKRLPERSDLPADINEHLIIELYSK, from the coding sequence ATGGCAAGATATTTAGGACCAAAATTAAAATTATCTAGAAGAGAAGGTACTGATTTATTTTTAAAATCTAATGTACGTGCTATCGATACTAAATGTAAATTAGAACAAACTCCAGGACAACATGGTATAAAAAAATCTAGATTATCTGATTATGGTATTCAATTAAGAGAAAAACAAAAAATACGTAGATTATATGGTATATTAGAACGACAATTTCATAACTATTATAAAAAAGCTTCGCATATAAAAGGAAATACTGGATTTAATTTATTATGTTTATTAGAAAAAAGATTAGATAATATTGTTTATAGAATGGGTTTTGGAGTTACAAGAGCGGAATCTAGACAATTAATTTCTCATAAATCTATAAAAATTAATGATTGTATTGTTAACATAGCTTCTTATCAAGTATCTCTAAATGATAAAATTTCTGTATGTGAAAAATCTAAAAAACAACTAAGAATTAATGCTTCAATTGATTTATATTCTCAAAGAGAAAAACCTAGCTGGTTAGAAATAAATAATAAAAAAATGGAAGGTGTTTTTAAAAGACTTCCTGAACGTTCTGATTTACCTGCAGATATCAATGAACATTTAATTATTGAATTATATTCAAAATAA
- the rplF gene encoding 50S ribosomal protein L6, which produces MSRIAKKFIFIPNDIKITINGQNIIIKGNNGILENTFHKTIKIILNKNKLLFEPKIKCKNGWAQAGTASSLMNSMIIGVTIGFSKKLILFGVGYKFSIKNNIINLILGFSHPINFNLPKGIIGKCLNQNEILLTGANKQLLGQVAANIRAYRPPEPYKGKGIRYNNEIIKIKETKKK; this is translated from the coding sequence ATGTCTAGAATAGCTAAAAAATTTATTTTTATTCCTAATGATATTAAAATTACTATTAATGGCCAAAATATAATTATTAAAGGTAATAATGGAATATTAGAAAATACTTTTCATAAAACAATTAAAATAATTTTAAATAAAAATAAATTATTATTTGAACCTAAAATAAAGTGTAAAAATGGTTGGGCACAAGCTGGAACTGCTAGTTCTCTGATGAATTCTATGATTATTGGGGTAACAATTGGTTTTTCAAAAAAATTAATATTATTTGGTGTGGGTTATAAATTTTCAATTAAAAATAATATAATTAATTTAATTTTAGGTTTTTCTCATCCAATAAATTTTAATTTACCTAAAGGTATTATTGGAAAATGTTTAAATCAAAATGAAATACTTTTAACAGGAGCTAATAAACAACTTTTAGGACAGGTGGCTGCAAATATAAGAGCTTATCGTCCTCCAGAACCATATAAAGGTAAAGGTATTCGTTATAATAATGAAATAATTAAGATTAAAGAAACAAAAAAAAAATAG
- the rplE gene encoding 50S ribosomal protein L5 — protein MSKLYNFYKNKVIKKLMLKFKYKSIMQVPCIKKITLNMGVGKVISDKKHLDNAINDLTIISGQKPIKTKSHKSIAAFKIRKGYSIGCKVTLRKKRMWNFFERLLWIVIPRIRDFRGLSKKSFDNNGNYSIGIKEQIIFPEINFDKIDHIRGINITITTNNISKKESYFLFKEFKFPFRS, from the coding sequence ATGTCAAAATTATATAATTTTTATAAAAATAAAGTAATAAAAAAATTAATGTTAAAATTTAAATATAAATCTATTATGCAAGTTCCTTGTATAAAGAAAATTACTTTAAATATGGGAGTAGGTAAAGTAATATCTGATAAAAAACATTTAGATAATGCTATAAATGATTTAACTATTATTAGTGGTCAAAAACCAATAAAAACTAAATCACATAAATCAATAGCTGCTTTTAAAATAAGAAAAGGATACTCAATAGGATGTAAAGTTACTTTAAGGAAAAAAAGAATGTGGAATTTTTTTGAACGTTTATTATGGATAGTAATACCTAGAATTAGGGATTTTAGAGGTTTATCTAAAAAATCTTTTGATAATAATGGTAATTATAGTATAGGAATAAAAGAACAGATAATTTTTCCAGAAATTAATTTTGATAAAATAGATCATATTCGTGGAATAAATATCACAATAACAACTAATAATATATCAAAAAAAGAAAGTTATTTTTTATTTAAAGAATTTAAATTTCCATTTAGATCATAA
- the rpsM gene encoding 30S ribosomal protein S13, with translation MVRIAGVNIPDNKRTIIALKYIYGIGKSHAAHICKITNISQNIKINQLTEDKIDLLRNIISKFKVEGDLRRSINLNIKRLIDLSCYRGLRHKKGLPVRGQRTKTNAHTRKKFYKYFKK, from the coding sequence ATGGTTCGTATAGCTGGAGTAAATATTCCTGATAATAAACGTACAATAATAGCATTAAAATATATTTATGGGATAGGTAAATCTCATGCTGCTCATATATGTAAAATAACTAATATTTCTCAAAATATTAAAATTAATCAACTTACTGAAGATAAAATAGATTTATTAAGAAATATTATATCAAAATTTAAAGTAGAAGGGGATTTAAGAAGAAGTATAAATTTAAATATTAAAAGATTAATTGATCTTAGTTGTTATAGAGGTTTACGTCATAAAAAAGGATTACCAGTTAGAGGTCAACGTACTAAAACTAATGCACATACTAGAAAAAAATTCTATAAGTATTTTAAAAAATAA
- the rpmJ gene encoding 50S ribosomal protein L36: MKVRASIKKICRNCKIIRRNRVIYVFCKTDPKHKQRQG; this comes from the coding sequence ATGAAAGTTCGAGCTTCAATAAAAAAAATATGTCGTAATTGTAAAATTATTCGTAGAAATAGAGTTATATATGTATTTTGTAAAACAGATCCTAAACATAAACAACGTCAAGGATAA
- the rpmC gene encoding 50S ribosomal protein L29: MKIHDILKKNNKDLENELLSLSREQFNLKIQLTSGNLKQTHLLKKSRRNIARIKTILSERKKKIIKLCKKK, encoded by the coding sequence ATGAAAATACATGATATTTTAAAAAAAAATAATAAAGATTTAGAAAATGAGTTATTAAGTTTATCTAGAGAACAATTTAATTTAAAAATACAATTAACATCAGGTAATTTAAAACAAACTCATTTACTTAAAAAATCTAGAAGAAATATTGCAAGAATAAAAACAATTTTATCAGAAAGAAAAAAAAAGATTATAAAATTATGCAAAAAAAAATAA
- the rpsN gene encoding 30S ribosomal protein S14, producing MAKESIKARELKRIKLGKKFFLKRKKLKKIISDINTTDKDRWNAIFKLQSLPRDSSLSRQRNRCKITGRPHAFLRKFGLSRIKLREAAMKGDIPGLKKSSW from the coding sequence ATGGCTAAAGAATCTATTAAAGCACGTGAATTAAAAAGAATAAAGTTAGGAAAAAAATTTTTTTTAAAAAGAAAAAAATTAAAAAAAATTATTTCAGATATAAATACTACTGATAAAGATCGTTGGAATGCTATATTTAAATTACAATCTTTACCAAGAGATTCTAGTTTATCAAGACAAAGAAATAGATGTAAAATAACTGGTCGTCCACATGCTTTTTTAAGAAAATTCGGATTGAGTAGAATTAAATTAAGAGAAGCTGCAATGAAAGGAGATATTCCTGGACTAAAAAAATCTAGTTGGTAA